From Herbaspirillum sp. WKF16:
GATGCCGCGCACGCTGTTGTATTGCCGCGAATAGACCAGGGTGACGCCGACACCGAGGTAGGTGAACAGCTTGAGCAGGTTCGACAGCGGATCCGACACGAACATGTTGTTGAAGGTGTAGACCGTAGCGCCGCTGTTGAGGTCGCCGAGGGTCAGCACCGCGCACACCACCAGCGCCAGGAGCGACAGCAGGTAGGTGATGACGCGCTTGGCTTCCGGCAGGAACATGTCGATCAGCAGGATCGCGGAGGTCGCGATCAGCAGAAATATTTCCGGATAGACAGGGATCAGATTCATGTTGTTCATTTAGTTACTACCGCTTGTGTTCGCCCGCTTGTGTCGCGACTTCCCGCCGCGCCGCCTGGCCGGCATTGACACGCCGGCTCGTCTCGTTACTTGCTTACCGGGCGGGGCACTCCTGCCGCCCCGCCCTGTTCGATCATTACTGCTTACGCCAGGATCAGTGTCAGTTGATCTTGGATACCGCCACGTGCTGCAGCAGGTCGGTCACCGAGGTCTGGATGCTGTCGGTGATGATGCCCGGATACACACCCATGACCAGGGTGGCGATCGCCAGCAGGCCAAGGATGAAGAACTCGCGGCCGTTCAGGTCGACCAGTTCCGACACATGGTGGTTGGTGACCGCGCCGAAGATCACGCGCTTGGCCAGCCACAGCGAGTAGGCCGCGCCCAGGATCAGGGCGGTGGCCGCCAGCAGGCCGATCCAGAAATTGAACTTCACCGCGCCCAGGATCACCATGAATTCGCCGACGAAACCGGAAGTGGCCGGCAGGCCGCAGTTGGCCAGCGAGAACAGGATGAAGAAGAAGGCGAAGCGCGGCATCTTGTTCACCACGCCGCCGTACTGGGCGATGTCGCGGGTGTGCATCTGGTCGTACAGCACGCCGATACACATGAACATTGCGCCGGAAACGAAGCCGTGCGAAATCATCTGCACGATGCCGCCCTGCACCGCCATGTCGTTGAACATGAAGAAGCCCAGGGTGACGAAGCCCATGTGGGCGATCGACGAATACGCGACCAGCTTCTTCATGTCCTGTTGCACCAGGGCCACCAGGCCGATGTAGATCACGGCCACCAGCGACAGGAAGATCATGAAGCCGGACAGCGCGTGGCTGGCGTCAGGCAGGATCGGCAGCGAGAAGCGCAGGAAACCGTAGGCGCCCAGCTTCAGCATGATCGCCGCCAGCACGATGGAGCCGCCGGTCGGCGCCTGCACGTGGGCGTCGGGCAGCCAGGTGTGCACCGGCCACATCGGCACCTTCACGGCGAAGGCGGCCAGGAAGGCGAAGAACAGGATCTTCTGCTCCAGCATCGACAGCGGCAGCTGGTGCCAGGTCGGGATGTCGAAGCTGCCGCCGGACACGAAATACAGGTAGATCAGCGCGACCAGCATCAGCAGCGAGCCGGCCAGCGTGTACAGGAACAGCTTGAAGGCCGCGTACACCCGGTTGTCGCCGCCCCACACGCCCACGATGATGAACATCGGGATCAGGGTCGCTTCGAAGAAGGCGTAGAACAGCATCGCGTCCAGCGAGGAGAACACGCCGATCATGATGCCCGAGAGGATCAGGAAGGCGCCCATGTACTGGGCCACGCGTTTCTGGATCACCACCCAGCCGGCCAGCACCACGATCACCGTGATGAAGGCGGTCAGCGGCACGAACCACAGCGAGATGCCGTCCAGGCCGAGGAAGTAGGCGATGTTGAAGCGATCGATCCAGGGGGTCTTCTCGACGAACTGGTAGCCGTGCGCCAGCGGATCGAAATGCTGGATCAGCGGGAAGGTGGCGACCAGGCCGACCAGCGAGCCGAACAGCGACAGCCAGCGGGACAGGCCCGGGTTGCTGTCGCGGCCGAGAGCCAGCACGAGGATACCGAAGACGATCGGTACCCAGATCGCGACGCTCAGGATGGGAAATGTTGACTGCATCATGGTTGTTCTTTACTTAACTCTGACAACTTACTTGGCGAAGGGGAACGGCATGAACCACACCAGGAAACCCAGCACCCCGATGATCATCACGAAAGCGTAGTGATAGATGTAACCGGACTGCCAGAGACGCGTGAATTTCGAGAACCAGCCGACCACCTTGGCGCTGCCGTTGACGAACAGGCCGTCGATGATGCCGCGGTCGCCCACGGTCGACAGGCCGTTGCCCAGCAGGCGCGCACCGCCGGCGAAGACGACTTCGTTGAACTTGTCCATGTAGTACTTGTTGTCCAGGATCGTGTAGATCAGGCTGAACTTTTCCTTGAACCAGGCCGGAACGCGCGGGTTGATCATGTAGCAGTAGTAAGCCACGACCACGCCGGCGATCGCCAGCCACAGCGGCGCGCTGGTGAAGGCGTGGGTCACCATGGCGATCGGGCCGTGGTACTCGTGCGCCAGTTCTTCCATGACCTTGTGGTTTTCGCCGAAGAAGATCACGCCCTTGAAGAAGTCGCCATACAGCATCGGCGAGATCGCGAAGAAGCCGACGATGACCGAGGGGATGGCCAGCAGGATCAGCGGCAGGGTCACCACCAGCGGCGACTCGTGCGGCTTTTGTCCCGGGGCCAGGCCATGATGGTGCTCGTCGTGACCGTGGTCGTCGTGAGCATGCGCATCGTGCGCGTCATGGCCGTGGTCGTCGTGCGCATGCGCGGCGGCGGCCGGAGCGTGATGATCGTCATGTCCGTGGGCCTGGCCGAAACGCTCCTTGCCGTGGAACACCAGGAAATACATGCGGAACGAGTAGAACGCGGTCACGAATACGCTGGCCAGCACGGCGAAATAGGCGAAGCCCGAACCTGCCAGGTGCGACTCGGCGGCGGCCTCGATGATCGAGTCCTTCGAGTAGAAGCCGGAGAAGAACGGCGTGCCGATCAGCGCCAGCGAACCCAGCAGCGAAGTGATCCAGGTGATGGGCATGTACTTGCGCAGGCCGCCCATGTTGCGCATGTCCTGGTCGTGGTGCATGCCGATGATGACCGAACCGGCGCCGAGGAACAGCAGCGCCTTGAAGAAGGCGTGGGTCATCAGGTGGAACACGGCGACCGAGTAGGCCGAAGCGCCCAGCGCGACGGTCATGTAGCCCAGCTGCGACAGCGTGGAGTACGCGACCACGCGCTTGATGTCGTTTTGCATGGTGCCCAGGAAGCCCATGAACAGCGCGGTGATGGCGCCGATCACGAGGATGAAGGACAGCGCGGTGTCGGACAGCTCGAACAGCGGCGACATGCGGGTGACCATGAAGATGCCGGCCGTCACCATGGTGGCGGCGTGGATCAGCGCGGAAATCGGGGTCGGGCCTTCCATCGAGTCAGGCAGCCAGACGTGCAGCGGGAACTGGGCCGACTTGCCCATGGCGCCGACGAACAGGCAGATACATGCGACGGTGAGCAGCATCCAGTCGGTGCCCGGCAGGGTCAGCTGGGCCAGCTCGCCGCGCTTGGCGAAGACTTCGGTGTAGTTCATCGAACCGGCGTAGGCCAGCAGCAGGCCGATACCCAGGATGAAGCCGAAGTCGCCCACGCGGTTGACCAGGAAGGCCTTCATGTTGGCCTTGATCGCGGTCGGGCGGGTGTACCAGAAACCGATCAGCAGGTAGGACACCAGGCCCACCGCTTCCCAGCCGAAGAACAGCTGCAGGAAGTTGTTGCTCATGACCAGCATGAGCATCGAGAAGGTGAACAGCGAGATGTACGAGAAGAAGCGGTTGTAGCCTTCGTCCTCGGCCATGTAGCCGATGGTGTAGATGTGCACCATCAGCGACACGAAGGTCACCACGCACATCATCATGGCGGTCAGGCTGTCGACCATGAAGCCGATCTCCAGCTTGAGGCCGGCCACGGTC
This genomic window contains:
- a CDS encoding NADH-quinone oxidoreductase subunit M, encoding MMQSTFPILSVAIWVPIVFGILVLALGRDSNPGLSRWLSLFGSLVGLVATFPLIQHFDPLAHGYQFVEKTPWIDRFNIAYFLGLDGISLWFVPLTAFITVIVVLAGWVVIQKRVAQYMGAFLILSGIMIGVFSSLDAMLFYAFFEATLIPMFIIVGVWGGDNRVYAAFKLFLYTLAGSLLMLVALIYLYFVSGGSFDIPTWHQLPLSMLEQKILFFAFLAAFAVKVPMWPVHTWLPDAHVQAPTGGSIVLAAIMLKLGAYGFLRFSLPILPDASHALSGFMIFLSLVAVIYIGLVALVQQDMKKLVAYSSIAHMGFVTLGFFMFNDMAVQGGIVQMISHGFVSGAMFMCIGVLYDQMHTRDIAQYGGVVNKMPRFAFFFILFSLANCGLPATSGFVGEFMVILGAVKFNFWIGLLAATALILGAAYSLWLAKRVIFGAVTNHHVSELVDLNGREFFILGLLAIATLVMGVYPGIITDSIQTSVTDLLQHVAVSKIN
- the nuoL gene encoding NADH-quinone oxidoreductase subunit L, with the translated sequence MAGQLNPHLLLAVPLAPLAGSAIAGLLGTKFFGNVVGRKVSHTATILGVLIAAVISFMTLLAVLDGATYNGTLYNWMTVAGLKLEIGFMVDSLTAMMMCVVTFVSLMVHIYTIGYMAEDEGYNRFFSYISLFTFSMLMLVMSNNFLQLFFGWEAVGLVSYLLIGFWYTRPTAIKANMKAFLVNRVGDFGFILGIGLLLAYAGSMNYTEVFAKRGELAQLTLPGTDWMLLTVACICLFVGAMGKSAQFPLHVWLPDSMEGPTPISALIHAATMVTAGIFMVTRMSPLFELSDTALSFILVIGAITALFMGFLGTMQNDIKRVVAYSTLSQLGYMTVALGASAYSVAVFHLMTHAFFKALLFLGAGSVIIGMHHDQDMRNMGGLRKYMPITWITSLLGSLALIGTPFFSGFYSKDSIIEAAAESHLAGSGFAYFAVLASVFVTAFYSFRMYFLVFHGKERFGQAHGHDDHHAPAAAAHAHDDHGHDAHDAHAHDDHGHDEHHHGLAPGQKPHESPLVVTLPLILLAIPSVIVGFFAISPMLYGDFFKGVIFFGENHKVMEELAHEYHGPIAMVTHAFTSAPLWLAIAGVVVAYYCYMINPRVPAWFKEKFSLIYTILDNKYYMDKFNEVVFAGGARLLGNGLSTVGDRGIIDGLFVNGSAKVVGWFSKFTRLWQSGYIYHYAFVMIIGVLGFLVWFMPFPFAK